In Drosophila willistoni isolate 14030-0811.24 chromosome XR unlocalized genomic scaffold, UCI_dwil_1.1 Seg41, whole genome shotgun sequence, the following are encoded in one genomic region:
- the LOC6642900 gene encoding G-protein coupled receptor Mth-like isoform X1, translated as MLIIHSRVLSAVIMLFIADPALSQLNCDYYDTVDLTGIQPFKNGSYLYENIIIPADLIAEYDYRLTGENDESTYVPKYFRGCACRLKPCVRFCCHHNLMFMNGECIGDTDKALEYDPYLNITTSDGSVVEKHVLNEFVVQRHLPLPCSEIGTYHLDDRIAGYRWSLFENGSFKRTEDGLTFDKSEYCLQPVELPDREIRLVPHNCQIPSQDNIYPKILVPISLISFLITIAVYLYLPKLRNLHGKCFVCYLISLFIGYSLLFVDLFKACIYYYYLCYITGYLGYFGMLAAFFWLTVISLDLWNSFRGTNYNVNRLTSGNRFRIYNLYAWGMPLVLTILIAILDQVLLDPNLEDLTWVPGVYYNGCWIKTFDWSAMVYFYGPMLILIVFNTTLFILVAIQIFKVKKELNNMVQRQERKQKLNSDKQNYSFFLRLFIIMGVSWSLEIVSYLVSNDRLWNGILKSADFLHYSEGLIILIFFVLKRNIYEACLARIRGNDSHGTTSSPSSRSLLKKKSSTTLRESSV; from the exons ATGCTTATTATTCACAGCAGAGTCCTATCAGCTGTGATAATGCTCTTCATCGCTGATCCTGCTTTGTCTCAACTAAACTGTGATTACTATGATACTGTTGACTTAACTGGCATTCAGCCCTTTAAAAATGGATCCTATCTATACGAAAACATCATAATACCCGCCGATTTGATCGCTGAATATGATTATAGATTAACGGGAGAAAATGATGAATCGACTTATGTTCCCAAATATTTTCGGGGATGTGCCTGTAGATTAAAGCCCTGTGTGCGATTCTGTTGCCATCATAATCTGATGTTTATGAATGGCGAATGTATTGGCGACACGGATAAGGCATTGGAATATGATCCCTACTTGAATATAACCACGAGTGATGGTTCGGTTGTGGAGAAACATGTCCTCAACGAGTTTGTCGTCCAACGGCATCTACCTTTGCCCTGTTCAGAGATTGGAACTTATCATCTCGATGATCGCATCGCGGGCTATAGGTGGTCGCTGTTTGAAAATGGATCATTCAAACGGACAGAAGATGGACTCACTTTTGACAAGAGCGAATACTGCTTGCAGCCAGTTGAGCTACCAGATCGGGAAATTCGTCTTGTTCCCCACAATTGTCAAATTCCTTCGCAAGATAACATTTAtccaaaaatat TGGTTCCCATTTCATTGATTTCCTTCCTAATAACCATCGCCGTTTACTTATATTTACCAAAATTACGAAATCTTCATggcaaatgttttgtttgctaTTTGATTAGCTTGTTCATCGGTTATTCACTGCTATTCGTTGATTTATTCAAAGCGTGTATATATTACTATTATTTGTGCTATATAACGG GTTATTTGGGATACTTTGGCATGTTGGCCGCCTTCTTTTGGTTGACTGTCATCAGCTTGGATCTGTGGAATTCGTTCCGTGGCACCAACTACAATGTGAATCGTTTAACATCAGGAAATCGCTTTCGCATCTATAATTTATATGCCTGGGGCATGCCTCTTGTATTGACCATTTTGATTGCTATTCTCGATCAAGTATTATTGGACCCAAACTTAGAAGATCTAACTTGGGTACCCGGAGTGTACTATAATGGATGCTGGATTAAGA CTTTTGACTGGTCGGCTATGGTGTATTTTTATGGACCAATGTTGATATTGATCGTATTCAACACAACTTTATTCATACTAGTTGCTATTCAGATATTCAAAGTCAAAAAGGAACTAAATAACATGGTGCAGCGTCAGGAGCGGAAGCAAAAACTGAACTCTGATAAGCAGAA TTACAGTTTCTTCTTACGCTTGTTTATTATAATGGGAGTTTCTTGGAGCTTAGAAatagtttcatatttggtttcAAATGATCGTCTGTGGAACGGAATCCTCAAGAGTGCTGACTTTTTGCATTATTCCGAGGGATTGATCATTTTAATATTCTTTGTATTGAAGCGAAATATTTATGAAGCTTGTCTTGCTCg AATTCGGGGAAATGATTCACATGGTACAACATCGTCTCCATCAAGTCGCAGTTTGTTGAAGAAGAAATCATCTACAACACTCAGGGAGTCATCTGTGTGA
- the LOC6642898 gene encoding G-protein coupled receptor Mth isoform X1 encodes MRILLYSLLAVLILNDFFLEPTKALDCNYYDTVDLTGIQPFKNGSYPYENIIIPADLIGEYDYRLTGVDDERIEVPKYIRGCACRLKSCVRFCCHHNLMFMNGECIGDTDKALEYDPYLNITTSDGSVVEKHVLNEFVVQRHLPLPCSEIGTYHLDDRIEGYEWSLFENGSFKRTFDGVSLDKREYCLQPVELPDREIRLVPHNCQIPSSSNIVPKIVIPISLVCFLITIVVYLYLPKLRNLHGKCFVCYLISLFIGYSMLLLDIYKACIYYYYLCYITGYLGYFGILAAFFWLTVISLDLWNSFRGTNYNVNRFTSGNRFLIYNLYAWGMPLVLTILIAILDQVLLDPYLEDLTWVPGVYYNGCWIKTFDWSAMVYFYGPMLILIIFNTILFILTAARIMVIKKDIHTVVDRQDRRRKINSEETYSLFARLVVIMGISWSLEIISYLVQHHPVWSTIFLCADYFHYAQGIVILVLFVLKRSVLKLFIDRLNEQHQPHSAAFKTRIATSSHQLLLRVRNK; translated from the exons ATGAGGATCCTTCTATACTCGTTGCTAGCAGTTCTTATACTCAATGATTTTTTCCTAGAACCCACAAAAGCACTCGACTGCAATTACTATGATACTGTTGACTTAACTGGCATTCAGCCCTTTAAAAATGGATCCTATCCATACGAAAACATCATTATACCCGCCGATTTAATCGGTGAATATGATTATAGATTAACGGGAGTAGATGATGAAAGAATTGAAGTTCCCAAGTATATTCGGGGATGTGCCTGTAGATTAAAGTCCTGTGTGCGATTCTGTTGCCATCATAATCTGATGTTTATGAATGGCGAATGTATTGGCGACACGGATAAGGCATTGGAATATGATCCCTACTTGAATATAACCACGAGTGATGGTTCGGTTGTGGAGAAACATGTCCTCAACGAGTTTGTCGTCCAACGGCATCTACCTTTGCCCTGTTCAGAGATTGGAACTTATCATCTCGATGATCGCATCGAGGGCTATGAGTGGTCGCTGTTTGAAAATGGATCATTCAAACGGACATTCGATGGAGTCAGTTTAGACAAGAGGGAATACTGCTTGCAGCCAGTTGAGCTACCAGATCGGGAAATTCGTCTTGTTCCCCACAATTGTCAAATTCCGTCGTCTTCGAACATTGTTCCCAAAATAG TCATTCCCATTTCATTGGTGTGCTTTCTAATAACCATCGTTGTTTACTTATATTTACCAAAGCTACGAAATCTTCATGGAAAGTGTTTTGTTTGCTACTTGATAAGCTTGTTTATCGGTTATTCAATGCTATTACTTGATATATACAAAGCATGTATATATTACTATTATTTGTGCTATATAACGG gttaTTTGGGATACTTTGGCATCTTGGCCGCCTTCTTTTGGTTGACTGTCATCAGCTTGGATCTGTGGAATTCGTTCCGTGGCACCAACTACAATGTGAATCGTTTTACATCAGGAAATCGCTTTCTCATCTATAATTTATATGCCTGGGGCATGCCTCTTGTATTAACCATTTTGATTGCTATTCTCGATCAAGTATTATTGGACCCATACTTAGAAGATCTAACTTGGGTACCCGGAGTGTACTATAATGGATGCTGGATTAAGA CTTTCGACTGGTCGGCCATGGTGTATTTTTATGGACCAATGTTGATATTAATCATATTCAACACAATTCTGTTTATTCTGACTGCTGCACGCATTATGGTGATCAAAAAAGATATACATACGGTTGTGGATCGTCAGGATCGTCGGCGTAAAATTAATTCAGAGGAGAC TTACAGCTTGTTTGCGCGATTGGTTGTCATCATGGGCATTTCCTGGAGTTTAGAAATCATATCGTATTTGGTTCAACACCATCCTGTTTGGAGTACTATCTTTTTATGTGCTGACTACTTCCATTATGCGCAGGGTATTGTCATACTTGTGCTCTTCGTTTTGAAACGAAGCGTTCTGAAACTATTTATAGATCG attaAATGAACAACATCAACCGCACTCAGCAGCCTTTAAAACTCGTATTGCAACCAGCAGTCATCAACTTCTACTAAGAGTCCGTAACAAGTAA
- the LOC6642899 gene encoding mediator of RNA polymerase II transcription subunit 25: MMEQQQSDPSQQHGLGGLAKSLGNQRHGNLSAPSSNQESLADVVFVIESSAINGAYINELKTNYILPTLEHFTQGSIDEREYLIADRFATLYGVVIYKSASNLLEPLCATYGPFVQPQKVMETIERLPLVGGGMESCAHMAEGFAAAHGCFEDISEQRQRMLMEQPNVQRHCICIANSPPYQMPVMESWKYMGKSCEQLASLFHERKINLSIIAPRKMPVLFKLFMKADGDQPITSKNYAKNLRHLVLLKGYSLKERAPSPNSMVAPNPTQQQQQNPSGQQQTGQNMPMDTSPAQQQQQQQQPLMNMNPMQQQTSNPNAQAVMVAQQQQQQQQQQQQQQQQQQQQQQQMMQQQNQFVPQNPNFQQNRWMYANQPGQPRPPFMQGPVQGGGGVGVGVGVGVGMPMQPQQQQQQQQQQQQQQNPNSALISRINAPPNQVNSLQQQQQQQRLQMLNQQQQFQLQQQLAQQQQQQQQQQQQQQQQQVNANANNNMMPVVSNAGNMPNPQVGPQQQTNPQQQQQQQQQQQQQVNPQQQQQQGNPQEQASLREKIWTGVLEWSEKAKNDQQKIPHTLQCTVCTNIKDGEPEIKAENWPPKLLMQLMPKHLVGNIGGQFLKDSKMVVFRPTPGEALDSLAKMMTSGFAGCVHFSSLPNTPACDIKVLILLYTPDRNAFLGFIPNNQTMFVERLRKVIQQKQSHGNMQQQQQQQQQQILQQQQQQQQQQQQQQGKSPMELQQQQQQQQQQQMQQDNSQQQQQQQQHYNQYQLNMQMGGGGPGGPGGMQQAQQMQQMNMMQQQQQQQQQQRMPLGVPNPNLQQQLQQVPPNVAAMQQQQQQQRMVRPMMSNNPGLRQLLQHQTTPGNQFRPQMGGQNPNQMGGGAPMVGNRNFDDGSYEFI, encoded by the coding sequence atgatggAACAACAGCAGAGTGATCCTTCCCAGCAGCATGGATTAGGTGGACTGGCCAAAAGTCTGGGTAATCAGCGTCATGGTAATCTTTCCGCCCCATCCTCCAACCAAGAATCTCTCGCCGATGTGGTCTTTGTGATTGAGAGCAGTGCCATAAACGGAGCCTATATCAATGAGCTGAAGACGAATTATATACTGCCAACACTGGAGCATTTCACTCAGGGATCGATCGATGAGCGGGAATATTTGATTGCAGATCGTTTTGCCACTCTCTATGGCGTCGTTATATACAAAAGCGCCTCAAACCTGTTGGAGCCTTTGTGCGCCACCTATGGACCCTTTGTGCAGCCGCAAAAGGTTATGGAAACCATCGAACGTCTGCCATTGGTGGGCGGTGGCATGGAGTCATGTGCCCATATGGCAGAGGGTTTCGCTGCTGCCCATGGATGTTTCGAGGATATCAGCGAGCAGCGGCAACGGATGCTGATGGAACAACCGAATGTCCAGCGTCATTGCATTTGCATTGCCAACAGTCCACCCTACCAGATGCCAGTGATGGAGTCGTGGAAGTATATGGGCAAATCATGCGAACAGTTGGCTAGTTTGTTTCATGAGAGAAAAATCAACTTGTCCATCATTGCACCACGCAAGATGCCGGTGTTGTTTAAGCTTTTTATGAAAGCGGATGGGGATCAGCCTATAACCAGCAAGAATTATGCTAAAAATCTAAGGCATTTGGTTCTTCTCAAGGGCTATAGCTTAAAGGAGCGTGCTCCAAGTCCCAATAGCATGGTGGCTCCGAATCCcacacaacagcaacaacagaatCCAAGTGGACAACAGCAAACTGGTCAGAATATGCCTATGGATACGTCACCAgctcaacagcagcagcaacagcaacaaccgTTGATGAATATGAATCCAATGCAACAGCAAACGTCTAATCCTAATGCTCAAGCTGTAATGGTTgcccaacagcagcagcagcagcaacagcaacaacaacaacaacaacaacaacagcagcaacagcaacagcaaatgaTGCAACAGCAAAATCAATTTGTCCCACAAAATCCAAATTTCCAACAAAATCGTTGGATGTATGCCAATCAACCGGGACAACCACGTCCACCATTTATGCAAGGGCCTGTCCAAGGTGGTGGAGGGGTTGGTGTTGGTGTCGGTGTCGGAGTCGGAATGCCTATGcaaccgcagcagcagcaacaacagcagcagcagcaacaacaacaacagaatcCCAATTCCGCTTTGATTTCCCGTATAAATGCACCACCCAATCAGGTTAATTctttgcagcagcagcagcaacaacaaagatTGCAAATGCTtaatcagcagcagcaattccaACTTCAGCAACAACTggcacagcagcagcaacaacaacaacagcagcagcagcaacaacaacaacaacaagttaaTGCCAATGCCAACAATAATATGATGCCAGTGGTATCCAATGCTGGAAATATGCCCAATCCTCAGGTAGGACCACAGCAGCAAACAAAtcctcagcagcagcagcagcagcaacaacaacagcagcaacaggttaaccctcaacaacaacaacaacaaggaaatCCCCAAGAGCAGGCCTCTTTGCGAGAAAAGATATGGACCGGTGTACTCGAATGGTCAGAGAAAGCGAAAAATGATCAACAAAAGATACCACATACGCTTCAGTGCACGGTTTGCACCAATATCAAGGATGGTGAGCCCGAAATAAAGGCTGAAAATTGGCCACCAAAACTCCTGATGCAACTAATGCCCAAACATCTTGTGGGCAATATTGGAGGACAGTTCCTGAAAGACTCGAAAATGGTAGTTTTTCGTCCAACACCGGGCGAGGCTCTGGATTCATTGGCGAAAATGATGACCTCTGGATTTGCTGGCTGCGTTCATTTCTCCTCGTTACCCAATACGCCGGCTTGCGATATTAAGGTGCTCATTCTACTCTATACACCAGATCGGAATGCGTTTTTGGGTTTCATACCAAACAATCAAACAATGTTTGTGGAACGATTGCGTAAGGTTATACAGCAAAAGCAATCGCATGGGAatatgcaacagcaacagcagcagcaacaacaacaaatcctacaacagcaacaacagcagcagcaacaacaacagcagcaacagggCAAATCACCGATGGAGcttcaacagcagcagcaacaacaacaacagcaacaaatgcaacagGATAActcccagcagcagcagcagcagcaacaacattataatcaatatcaattaaatatgcaaatggGAGGGGGTGGACCAGGTGGTCCAGGTGgcatgcaacaagcacaacaaatgcaacaaatGAATAtgatgcaacagcagcagcaacaacaacagcagcaacgcATGCCCCTGGGTGTACCCAATCCCaatctacaacaacaactgcaacaagtGCCACCAAATGTGGCTGccatgcagcagcagcaacaacaacaacgtatGGTACGTCCAATGATGAGCAATAATCCCGGCCTGCGTCAATTGCTTCAACATCAGACAACGCCAGGCAATCAATTTCGCCCACAAATGGGTGGACAGAATCCAAATCAAATGGGCGGCGGAGCACCCATGGTTGGCAATCGAAATTTCGATGATGGCAGCTATGAATTCATTTAA
- the LOC6642898 gene encoding G-protein coupled receptor Mth isoform X2 — MRILLYSLLAVLILNDFFLEPTKALDCNYYDTVDLTGIQPFKNGSYPYENIIIPADLIGEYDYRLTGVDDERIEVPKYIRGCACRLKSCVRFCCHHNLMFMNGECIGDTDKALEYDPYLNITTSDGSVVEKHVLNEFVVQRHLPLPCSEIGTYHLDDRIEGYEWSLFENGSFKRTFDGVSLDKREYCLQPVELPDREIRLVPHNCQIPSSSNIVPKIVIPISLVCFLITIVVYLYLPKLRNLHGKCFVCYLISLFIGYSMLLLDIYKACIYYYYLCYITGYLGYFGILAAFFWLTVISLDLWNSFRGTNYNVNRFTSGNRFLIYNLYAWGMPLVLTILIAILDQVLLDPYLEDLTWVPGVYYNGCWIKTFDWSAMVYFYGPMLILIIFNTILFILTAARIMVIKKDIHTVVDRQDRRRKINSEETYSLFARLVVIMGISWSLEIISYLVQHHPVWSTIFLCADYFHYAQGIVILVLFVLKRSVLKLFIDRITGRISDEEIDKSEEEMSLQEGNNIILS; from the exons ATGAGGATCCTTCTATACTCGTTGCTAGCAGTTCTTATACTCAATGATTTTTTCCTAGAACCCACAAAAGCACTCGACTGCAATTACTATGATACTGTTGACTTAACTGGCATTCAGCCCTTTAAAAATGGATCCTATCCATACGAAAACATCATTATACCCGCCGATTTAATCGGTGAATATGATTATAGATTAACGGGAGTAGATGATGAAAGAATTGAAGTTCCCAAGTATATTCGGGGATGTGCCTGTAGATTAAAGTCCTGTGTGCGATTCTGTTGCCATCATAATCTGATGTTTATGAATGGCGAATGTATTGGCGACACGGATAAGGCATTGGAATATGATCCCTACTTGAATATAACCACGAGTGATGGTTCGGTTGTGGAGAAACATGTCCTCAACGAGTTTGTCGTCCAACGGCATCTACCTTTGCCCTGTTCAGAGATTGGAACTTATCATCTCGATGATCGCATCGAGGGCTATGAGTGGTCGCTGTTTGAAAATGGATCATTCAAACGGACATTCGATGGAGTCAGTTTAGACAAGAGGGAATACTGCTTGCAGCCAGTTGAGCTACCAGATCGGGAAATTCGTCTTGTTCCCCACAATTGTCAAATTCCGTCGTCTTCGAACATTGTTCCCAAAATAG TCATTCCCATTTCATTGGTGTGCTTTCTAATAACCATCGTTGTTTACTTATATTTACCAAAGCTACGAAATCTTCATGGAAAGTGTTTTGTTTGCTACTTGATAAGCTTGTTTATCGGTTATTCAATGCTATTACTTGATATATACAAAGCATGTATATATTACTATTATTTGTGCTATATAACGG gttaTTTGGGATACTTTGGCATCTTGGCCGCCTTCTTTTGGTTGACTGTCATCAGCTTGGATCTGTGGAATTCGTTCCGTGGCACCAACTACAATGTGAATCGTTTTACATCAGGAAATCGCTTTCTCATCTATAATTTATATGCCTGGGGCATGCCTCTTGTATTAACCATTTTGATTGCTATTCTCGATCAAGTATTATTGGACCCATACTTAGAAGATCTAACTTGGGTACCCGGAGTGTACTATAATGGATGCTGGATTAAGA CTTTCGACTGGTCGGCCATGGTGTATTTTTATGGACCAATGTTGATATTAATCATATTCAACACAATTCTGTTTATTCTGACTGCTGCACGCATTATGGTGATCAAAAAAGATATACATACGGTTGTGGATCGTCAGGATCGTCGGCGTAAAATTAATTCAGAGGAGAC TTACAGCTTGTTTGCGCGATTGGTTGTCATCATGGGCATTTCCTGGAGTTTAGAAATCATATCGTATTTGGTTCAACACCATCCTGTTTGGAGTACTATCTTTTTATGTGCTGACTACTTCCATTATGCGCAGGGTATTGTCATACTTGTGCTCTTCGTTTTGAAACGAAGCGTTCTGAAACTATTTATAGATCG TATCACGGGTAGAATCTCTGATGAAGAAATCGATAAATCTGAGGAAGAAATGTCGCTACAAGAGGgaaataatattattttgtCTTAG
- the LOC6642898 gene encoding G-protein coupled receptor Mth isoform X3: MRILLYSLLAVLILNDFFLEPTKALDCNYYDTVDLTGIQPFKNGSYPYENIIIPADLIGEYDYRLTGVDDERIEVPKYIRGCACRLKSCVRFCCHHNLMFMNGECIGDTDKALEYDPYLNITTSDGSVVEKHVLNEFVVQRHLPLPCSEIGTYHLDDRIEGYEWSLFENGSFKRTFDGVSLDKREYCLQPVELPDREIRLVPHNCQIPSSSNIVPKIVIPISLVCFLITIVVYLYLPKLRNLHGKCFVCYLISLFIGYSMLLLDIYKACIYYYYLCYITAISALFDSACISSIDSKRVPRSGLLNFGKSQKSHGTNSGGHGGCGSICVEFLAKWSRRTNAVQTL, encoded by the exons ATGAGGATCCTTCTATACTCGTTGCTAGCAGTTCTTATACTCAATGATTTTTTCCTAGAACCCACAAAAGCACTCGACTGCAATTACTATGATACTGTTGACTTAACTGGCATTCAGCCCTTTAAAAATGGATCCTATCCATACGAAAACATCATTATACCCGCCGATTTAATCGGTGAATATGATTATAGATTAACGGGAGTAGATGATGAAAGAATTGAAGTTCCCAAGTATATTCGGGGATGTGCCTGTAGATTAAAGTCCTGTGTGCGATTCTGTTGCCATCATAATCTGATGTTTATGAATGGCGAATGTATTGGCGACACGGATAAGGCATTGGAATATGATCCCTACTTGAATATAACCACGAGTGATGGTTCGGTTGTGGAGAAACATGTCCTCAACGAGTTTGTCGTCCAACGGCATCTACCTTTGCCCTGTTCAGAGATTGGAACTTATCATCTCGATGATCGCATCGAGGGCTATGAGTGGTCGCTGTTTGAAAATGGATCATTCAAACGGACATTCGATGGAGTCAGTTTAGACAAGAGGGAATACTGCTTGCAGCCAGTTGAGCTACCAGATCGGGAAATTCGTCTTGTTCCCCACAATTGTCAAATTCCGTCGTCTTCGAACATTGTTCCCAAAATAG TCATTCCCATTTCATTGGTGTGCTTTCTAATAACCATCGTTGTTTACTTATATTTACCAAAGCTACGAAATCTTCATGGAAAGTGTTTTGTTTGCTACTTGATAAGCTTGTTTATCGGTTATTCAATGCTATTACTTGATATATACAAAGCATGTATATATTACTATTATTTGTGCTATATAACGG CCATCAGCGCCCTCTTCGATTCAGCTTGTATCTCCTCAATCGACTCGAAACGCGTTCCCCGGAGTGGTCTCTTGAATTTTGGCAAAAGTCAGAAGTCACACGGAACCAATTCAGGCGGACACGGTGGTTGCGGATCGATATGCGTCGAATTTTTGGCGAAATGGTCTCGAAGAACGAATGCAGTGCAGACTTTGTAA
- the LOC6642900 gene encoding G-protein coupled receptor Mth-like isoform X2, translating into MLFIADPALSQLNCDYYDTVDLTGIQPFKNGSYLYENIIIPADLIAEYDYRLTGENDESTYVPKYFRGCACRLKPCVRFCCHHNLMFMNGECIGDTDKALEYDPYLNITTSDGSVVEKHVLNEFVVQRHLPLPCSEIGTYHLDDRIAGYRWSLFENGSFKRTEDGLTFDKSEYCLQPVELPDREIRLVPHNCQIPSQDNIYPKILVPISLISFLITIAVYLYLPKLRNLHGKCFVCYLISLFIGYSLLFVDLFKACIYYYYLCYITGYLGYFGMLAAFFWLTVISLDLWNSFRGTNYNVNRLTSGNRFRIYNLYAWGMPLVLTILIAILDQVLLDPNLEDLTWVPGVYYNGCWIKTFDWSAMVYFYGPMLILIVFNTTLFILVAIQIFKVKKELNNMVQRQERKQKLNSDKQNYSFFLRLFIIMGVSWSLEIVSYLVSNDRLWNGILKSADFLHYSEGLIILIFFVLKRNIYEACLARIRGNDSHGTTSSPSSRSLLKKKSSTTLRESSV; encoded by the exons ATGCTCTTCATCGCTGATCCTGCTTTGTCTCAACTAAACTGTGATTACTATGATACTGTTGACTTAACTGGCATTCAGCCCTTTAAAAATGGATCCTATCTATACGAAAACATCATAATACCCGCCGATTTGATCGCTGAATATGATTATAGATTAACGGGAGAAAATGATGAATCGACTTATGTTCCCAAATATTTTCGGGGATGTGCCTGTAGATTAAAGCCCTGTGTGCGATTCTGTTGCCATCATAATCTGATGTTTATGAATGGCGAATGTATTGGCGACACGGATAAGGCATTGGAATATGATCCCTACTTGAATATAACCACGAGTGATGGTTCGGTTGTGGAGAAACATGTCCTCAACGAGTTTGTCGTCCAACGGCATCTACCTTTGCCCTGTTCAGAGATTGGAACTTATCATCTCGATGATCGCATCGCGGGCTATAGGTGGTCGCTGTTTGAAAATGGATCATTCAAACGGACAGAAGATGGACTCACTTTTGACAAGAGCGAATACTGCTTGCAGCCAGTTGAGCTACCAGATCGGGAAATTCGTCTTGTTCCCCACAATTGTCAAATTCCTTCGCAAGATAACATTTAtccaaaaatat TGGTTCCCATTTCATTGATTTCCTTCCTAATAACCATCGCCGTTTACTTATATTTACCAAAATTACGAAATCTTCATggcaaatgttttgtttgctaTTTGATTAGCTTGTTCATCGGTTATTCACTGCTATTCGTTGATTTATTCAAAGCGTGTATATATTACTATTATTTGTGCTATATAACGG GTTATTTGGGATACTTTGGCATGTTGGCCGCCTTCTTTTGGTTGACTGTCATCAGCTTGGATCTGTGGAATTCGTTCCGTGGCACCAACTACAATGTGAATCGTTTAACATCAGGAAATCGCTTTCGCATCTATAATTTATATGCCTGGGGCATGCCTCTTGTATTGACCATTTTGATTGCTATTCTCGATCAAGTATTATTGGACCCAAACTTAGAAGATCTAACTTGGGTACCCGGAGTGTACTATAATGGATGCTGGATTAAGA CTTTTGACTGGTCGGCTATGGTGTATTTTTATGGACCAATGTTGATATTGATCGTATTCAACACAACTTTATTCATACTAGTTGCTATTCAGATATTCAAAGTCAAAAAGGAACTAAATAACATGGTGCAGCGTCAGGAGCGGAAGCAAAAACTGAACTCTGATAAGCAGAA TTACAGTTTCTTCTTACGCTTGTTTATTATAATGGGAGTTTCTTGGAGCTTAGAAatagtttcatatttggtttcAAATGATCGTCTGTGGAACGGAATCCTCAAGAGTGCTGACTTTTTGCATTATTCCGAGGGATTGATCATTTTAATATTCTTTGTATTGAAGCGAAATATTTATGAAGCTTGTCTTGCTCg AATTCGGGGAAATGATTCACATGGTACAACATCGTCTCCATCAAGTCGCAGTTTGTTGAAGAAGAAATCATCTACAACACTCAGGGAGTCATCTGTGTGA